Proteins co-encoded in one Arthrobacter alpinus genomic window:
- a CDS encoding NADPH-dependent FMN reductase: MATYKIGYLVGSLSSGSINRTLSKALIRLAPPELEFTEIPIGDLPLYNSDFDSDFPPAGQALKQAIAASDGILFISPEYNRSIPGALKNAIDWGSRPWGTNSFARKPTGIIGASPGGIGTAVMQSSMRSVLSFLDAPQLNSPEAYIRFDAADYGDDGEVKNADTEALLRHYMDEYGAFVARVLDATAPGHIGDQHPDSSK, from the coding sequence ATGGCCACATACAAAATTGGGTATCTCGTGGGCAGCCTGTCCAGCGGATCCATCAACAGGACCCTCTCCAAGGCCCTGATCCGTTTGGCACCCCCTGAGCTTGAATTCACCGAGATTCCCATTGGGGACCTGCCACTGTACAACTCGGATTTTGACAGTGATTTTCCGCCGGCGGGGCAGGCCCTGAAGCAAGCGATTGCCGCCTCCGACGGCATCCTCTTCATTTCACCCGAGTACAACCGGTCGATTCCTGGCGCCTTGAAGAACGCCATCGACTGGGGATCGCGCCCGTGGGGGACAAACTCCTTTGCCCGCAAGCCCACAGGAATCATTGGAGCATCCCCGGGTGGCATCGGCACCGCAGTCATGCAGTCCTCGATGCGCAGCGTCTTGAGCTTTCTCGATGCACCTCAACTCAACTCGCCCGAAGCGTACATTCGCTTCGACGCGGCGGACTACGGAGATGACGGCGAGGTCAAGAACGCAGACACGGAGGCATTGCTGAGGCACTACATGGACGAATACGGTGCGTTTGTGGCCCGAGTCCTCGACGCCACCGCACCCGGTCATATTGGCGACCAGCACCCGGACTCCAGTAAGTAA
- a CDS encoding proline racemase family protein: MKAALWEIETFDYHTAGEPFRIVPALPIMIEGGTARERREFAMTGDANKIRKLLVNEPRGHADMYGGFVVPPNDPGAHFGALFWHREGFSTVCGHGTMALGTWAVRSGLVRAPDDGETDVVIDIPSGRVTARITMAEGKVREVAFHNVPSYVVARDIEVKTADFGRLRVDLAWSGALYASLPAAAAGLEVTPSNLAKVIAAGHQVAAGLAGNPATQHPLKAGFEGVFGTIFHEPMTTTGPGLRQRNVSVFADGQVARSPSGSGTAARVALLSDQGDLAEGEILENYSIIDSRFAARVVDRAGGPEGGLVVEVSGRSFPVGQGKFTLDADDELGVGFVLR; this comes from the coding sequence GTGAAAGCCGCATTGTGGGAAATTGAGACCTTTGACTATCACACGGCAGGTGAGCCCTTCCGGATTGTGCCGGCGCTGCCCATCATGATCGAGGGCGGCACAGCACGTGAACGCCGCGAATTCGCTATGACGGGGGACGCGAACAAGATTCGCAAACTACTGGTGAACGAACCGCGGGGGCACGCCGATATGTACGGCGGGTTCGTGGTGCCACCCAATGACCCCGGAGCGCACTTCGGTGCGTTGTTCTGGCACCGTGAGGGCTTTTCCACGGTGTGTGGCCACGGAACCATGGCCTTGGGGACGTGGGCGGTGCGCAGCGGCTTGGTCCGTGCCCCGGACGACGGCGAGACTGACGTTGTGATTGATATTCCTTCGGGTCGCGTTACGGCAAGAATCACCATGGCGGAGGGTAAGGTCCGTGAGGTGGCGTTCCACAATGTTCCGTCCTATGTGGTGGCCAGAGACATCGAGGTCAAGACGGCCGACTTTGGACGCCTGCGCGTGGACCTGGCCTGGAGTGGGGCGCTGTACGCGTCATTGCCGGCAGCAGCGGCAGGACTTGAGGTCACGCCGTCGAACTTGGCGAAGGTGATTGCGGCTGGGCATCAGGTAGCCGCGGGGCTCGCCGGGAACCCTGCCACGCAACACCCCCTCAAGGCTGGATTTGAGGGGGTATTTGGGACCATCTTCCACGAGCCGATGACCACCACCGGGCCAGGGTTGAGGCAGCGCAATGTGAGCGTTTTCGCCGACGGCCAGGTAGCCAGATCCCCCAGTGGCTCCGGAACGGCGGCTCGAGTGGCGCTGCTCAGTGACCAGGGAGATTTGGCGGAAGGGGAGATTTTGGAGAACTATTCGATTATTGATTCTCGTTTTGCTGCCCGAGTTGTGGACCGGGCGGGTGGCCCTGAGGGTGGGTTGGTGGTGGAGGTTAGTGGACGCTCCTTCCCGGTCGGGCAGGGGAAATTTACGCTGGACGCCGACGACGAGCTAGGGGTGGGATTTGTATTGCGGTAG
- a CDS encoding sensor histidine kinase, with amino-acid sequence MTESIRPHIAKLPRIPTAWRTFKLAELLQVGSSPLSPWFAFAFAVFVTVSAFDDVRLTVLTGPGTQLPWLLISCTVAYWAVWMALAFRPQWVAVLFALQLATMLPQALVAGPLLAAFGAIAVAAYRVSLRSLAVMVGGFLVWQIIWVLFVAHLGIVQLWAYIPVTLLFTAPGLAIKLLRDRALQVARNQKAADETAARAAVDQRAELARELHDVVTHGLTMIAVQANLGKISKEELAKEHALTEIGSMARNSLDDLRRLIVAMRTDERSSEDAPAQDAGLRPSVACIDLELSFADIQKQLTGLGCPTRITTSGDLDQTPNGIRPTVLRILQESATNIVKHSGKGARCEISMNVAHDHLELVIRNRMTPGNPRLPVSGTGLAGLRERASRLGGTLESGTDGGWWRVHAILPFKDRQTLH; translated from the coding sequence GTGACTGAATCCATCCGCCCCCATATCGCCAAGCTGCCGCGAATCCCCACAGCGTGGCGTACCTTCAAGCTTGCGGAATTGCTGCAGGTGGGCAGTTCGCCACTGTCGCCGTGGTTTGCCTTCGCCTTTGCCGTTTTCGTCACTGTCTCAGCCTTTGACGATGTGCGTCTGACTGTCCTCACTGGGCCAGGAACGCAGCTTCCGTGGCTATTGATTTCCTGCACCGTCGCCTATTGGGCCGTGTGGATGGCCCTGGCGTTCCGCCCTCAATGGGTTGCCGTGCTGTTCGCTCTTCAGCTGGCCACTATGCTTCCGCAAGCCTTGGTTGCCGGGCCTTTACTGGCGGCCTTCGGGGCTATTGCCGTGGCGGCGTACCGGGTTTCTCTGCGGTCCCTGGCCGTCATGGTGGGCGGTTTCTTGGTATGGCAGATTATCTGGGTGCTCTTCGTTGCGCACCTGGGCATCGTGCAATTGTGGGCCTACATCCCGGTCACGCTGCTATTCACAGCTCCGGGCTTGGCCATCAAATTGCTCCGTGACCGGGCCCTCCAAGTAGCACGCAATCAAAAAGCAGCCGATGAGACTGCCGCTAGAGCTGCCGTGGATCAGCGTGCAGAATTAGCTCGCGAACTTCATGACGTTGTGACGCATGGTTTGACCATGATTGCCGTGCAGGCAAACCTTGGCAAGATCTCCAAGGAGGAGCTAGCCAAGGAACATGCCCTCACCGAGATTGGTTCAATGGCCAGAAACTCTTTGGATGATCTACGCCGGCTGATCGTGGCCATGCGCACGGACGAGCGGTCGTCTGAAGACGCGCCGGCGCAGGACGCCGGATTAAGGCCAAGCGTGGCTTGCATTGATTTGGAACTGAGCTTTGCCGATATCCAAAAGCAGCTAACCGGCTTGGGCTGCCCCACACGCATCACGACCTCAGGAGATCTGGACCAGACGCCCAACGGCATCCGTCCCACGGTCCTGCGGATTCTGCAGGAGAGCGCCACCAATATTGTGAAGCATTCCGGAAAAGGCGCACGCTGCGAAATTTCCATGAATGTGGCTCATGACCACCTTGAGTTAGTCATCCGGAATCGAATGACACCAGGTAACCCACGGCTGCCAGTCTCCGGCACGGGACTGGCAGGACTGCGGGAAAGGGCCTCTCGCCTGGGCGGAACCCTTGAATCAGGGACCGACGGCGGCTGGTGGCGTGTCCACGCCATCTTGCCGTTCAAGGATCGCCAGACACTTCACTAG
- a CDS encoding response regulator → MSVMTEAGGTIEIVIVDDEKFVRGALRTYLSQTKDLAVVGEGENGEDAIRLAQECRPDVLLIDLQMPVMDGVTAIRHIVAQNPEIGILVVTGHISDVHLRAALLAGAGGYVVKDAEPERIVAAVRDVYAGDCPIDPAVAHLLIEDLRGSRPATRAETSIELTGREEEVLKLLCDGRSNSEIAAELYLSESTVKYHLVRLGRKFSTRDRLQLVVTALRSGLVA, encoded by the coding sequence ATGAGTGTGATGACTGAAGCTGGCGGGACTATTGAGATAGTCATTGTTGACGATGAGAAATTCGTGCGCGGAGCGCTACGGACTTATCTGTCCCAAACCAAGGATCTCGCAGTTGTCGGCGAGGGTGAGAACGGCGAAGATGCCATCCGCCTCGCCCAGGAGTGCAGACCTGACGTATTGCTTATTGACCTCCAGATGCCTGTCATGGATGGAGTGACCGCTATTCGCCATATCGTGGCGCAGAATCCGGAGATTGGCATATTGGTGGTCACCGGCCACATCTCTGACGTTCACCTGAGGGCCGCACTCTTGGCAGGTGCCGGGGGATACGTGGTCAAGGATGCCGAGCCTGAACGAATCGTAGCCGCCGTCAGAGACGTATACGCGGGCGATTGCCCCATCGATCCGGCCGTTGCGCATCTGCTGATCGAGGATCTTCGCGGCAGCCGGCCAGCTACACGGGCGGAGACGTCAATTGAACTGACAGGCCGCGAAGAAGAAGTCCTGAAATTGTTGTGCGACGGGCGCAGCAACAGCGAGATCGCTGCCGAACTCTACCTTTCCGAATCCACCGTGAAGTACCACCTGGTGCGGTTGGGGAGGAAGTTCTCCACCCGGGATCGCCTCCAGTTGGTCGTCACGGCGCTGCGCTCAGGACTGGTCGCTTAG
- a CDS encoding GTP pyrophosphokinase, translating to MSSNWERLDESLRPAVSASVADFERTRPELIKMTAEMESLIRDVLSEADDKPLFVTSRTKSVESFREKASRMVPEPDATPALQFPEPLKNLTDMVGVRVITTLPGENAQAANLIKRQRSIFDCRGDTEKDIGSIESGTYGYSSRHLILRTIQNEAVRNYQALLDPDTKPNGSYFFECQIRTIFAHAWSEIEHDIRFKSQDPRAWSPYFDRQFTATAAMLETVESAFSELHDRYETVTSYWDTDGEGNVSLTPNRIKAVWQTLLPHVDRKADDDWGWAAELVAAHGLGQTVDLAALLQPEIISNVRKALEHRYSPGPDRLLDDLLLWQFGESHIDLTAEEPGTEQTPRRDSLIRRHQQMQRYRKAQGF from the coding sequence ATGAGCAGTAATTGGGAACGACTTGATGAATCCCTGCGCCCGGCCGTCAGCGCCTCTGTGGCTGACTTCGAACGGACTCGGCCCGAACTGATAAAGATGACCGCTGAAATGGAATCGCTCATTCGCGATGTCCTCTCGGAAGCGGATGACAAGCCACTCTTTGTCACGAGCCGCACCAAGAGCGTGGAGTCATTCCGCGAGAAAGCCTCGCGGATGGTGCCGGAACCTGACGCCACCCCGGCTTTGCAGTTCCCCGAGCCGTTGAAGAACCTCACCGACATGGTTGGCGTGCGTGTCATTACCACCCTGCCGGGCGAGAACGCGCAGGCGGCAAACCTGATCAAGCGCCAGCGCAGCATCTTTGACTGCCGTGGCGACACCGAAAAGGACATTGGCTCCATTGAGTCAGGCACCTACGGGTATTCCAGCCGGCACTTGATCCTGCGCACCATCCAGAACGAGGCGGTCCGCAACTACCAGGCGTTGCTGGATCCGGACACCAAGCCGAACGGCAGCTACTTCTTTGAGTGCCAGATCCGCACCATTTTCGCCCACGCCTGGAGCGAGATTGAGCATGACATCCGCTTCAAGTCTCAGGACCCGCGCGCTTGGAGCCCCTACTTTGACCGACAGTTCACCGCCACAGCTGCCATGCTCGAGACGGTGGAGTCAGCATTTTCCGAGCTACACGACAGATATGAGACCGTCACCAGCTATTGGGACACCGACGGCGAGGGGAACGTTTCCCTAACCCCCAACCGGATCAAAGCCGTGTGGCAGACACTGCTGCCGCACGTGGACCGCAAGGCTGACGACGACTGGGGGTGGGCTGCAGAGTTGGTGGCGGCACATGGACTCGGCCAGACAGTAGATCTGGCCGCGCTATTGCAGCCGGAGATCATCTCAAACGTCCGCAAGGCCTTGGAACACAGGTATTCCCCCGGCCCTGACAGGCTGCTGGATGATCTGTTGCTGTGGCAATTTGGTGAAAGCCATATTGATCTCACGGCAGAAGAGCCCGGGACAGAACAAACCCCGCGCCGCGATAGCCTGATCCGCCGTCATCAGCAGATGCAGCGCTATCGCAAAGCGCAGGGTTTTTAG
- a CDS encoding LacI family DNA-binding transcriptional regulator, with protein MSIPESRPPGIRDVAQLAGVSPQTVSRVLNGHPSVKPTTRETVKSAIEQLGYHRNYAARSLSTGRTQIIGLVMFNTDSYARSIVVNSIESESAALDHSVITSSISSMDDATIDAAVQGLVDRGADGIILAVPMINSSPVVARIGNTTPIVTLDGSRAESSELLVIDQALVAELATTHLLDLGHETVWHLSGPHDWIEAIDRSEGWRRTLERAGRSVPPELQGDWTPQSGYKNGLLAARIPELTALFVSSDEMAFGVIRALHESGKRIPEDISIVSVDNIALAEFSSPSLTTVAQPFKMTGKLAVHRLLHTLQDSKEPAPPFSLAPELLVRASTGKPPALRDTL; from the coding sequence ATGAGCATTCCCGAGTCAAGGCCTCCCGGAATCCGCGACGTGGCGCAGCTGGCAGGAGTCTCACCTCAGACCGTCTCGCGTGTGCTCAATGGACACCCCAGCGTCAAGCCCACCACCCGAGAAACCGTAAAATCTGCCATTGAACAGCTCGGCTACCACCGCAATTATGCGGCGCGCAGCCTCTCCACCGGACGTACCCAAATTATTGGTCTGGTCATGTTCAATACCGATTCTTATGCCCGTTCCATAGTGGTAAACAGTATTGAATCTGAATCCGCGGCACTGGATCATTCAGTCATTACCTCCTCCATCTCGTCCATGGACGATGCCACCATTGATGCTGCCGTGCAGGGCTTGGTAGACCGCGGAGCAGACGGCATTATCTTGGCTGTGCCCATGATCAACTCCAGTCCAGTGGTGGCCAGGATCGGCAACACCACGCCCATCGTCACCTTGGACGGTTCACGCGCAGAATCCAGCGAACTGCTGGTCATTGATCAGGCTCTGGTAGCCGAACTCGCCACAACGCACCTGTTGGACCTAGGTCATGAGACTGTGTGGCATTTATCCGGCCCACATGACTGGATTGAGGCTATCGATCGCAGCGAAGGATGGCGACGCACGCTAGAGCGGGCCGGGCGGTCTGTACCTCCCGAGCTACAAGGCGACTGGACCCCGCAGTCCGGGTACAAGAACGGCCTCCTAGCAGCCCGCATCCCCGAATTGACGGCACTGTTCGTCTCCAGCGACGAGATGGCCTTCGGTGTCATCAGGGCCCTTCATGAGAGCGGAAAACGCATCCCGGAAGACATTTCCATTGTCAGCGTGGACAACATTGCCCTAGCGGAGTTCAGCTCACCGTCGCTTACCACTGTGGCGCAGCCCTTCAAGATGACCGGCAAGCTGGCCGTACATCGACTGCTGCATACGCTGCAGGACTCAAAAGAACCCGCACCGCCATTCTCGCTGGCCCCCGAATTGCTGGTCCGTGCCAGCACGGGAAAACCGCCCGCTCTGCGGGACACGTTATAA
- a CDS encoding carbohydrate kinase family protein produces MLTVIGEALIDEVVQAGRAAVPHVGGSPMNVAVGLARLGHPVQFLGRMGQDAYGDMVAGHLKANDVLVPLAPDALPTSVARAVLDSDGAASYEFALDWTLPALAAGQGMTAAGITSGDAAESASQFMLNGTTLLHTGSIATMLAPGEAHVFDAVVTAHPHATISYDPNCRPSIIGDVAHAREQAEKFVRLADVIKASDEDLEWLYPGTDPKESARRWLALGGTEGPAVVVVTQGAGGPWAVCAAGEAECQVPSVDVVDTVGAGDSFMAALLSSLVDRELDGAHRRAELRSINVQALTEVIEYAARAAAITVSRAGANPPNRAELAK; encoded by the coding sequence ATGTTGACTGTTATTGGCGAAGCCTTGATAGATGAAGTTGTCCAAGCTGGCAGAGCGGCCGTACCTCATGTGGGTGGAAGCCCCATGAACGTTGCCGTGGGCCTGGCTAGGCTCGGTCACCCCGTACAGTTCCTGGGACGCATGGGCCAGGACGCCTATGGCGACATGGTGGCCGGGCATCTCAAAGCCAACGATGTCCTGGTGCCCTTGGCCCCGGACGCGCTGCCCACCTCCGTTGCCCGTGCAGTACTGGACTCCGACGGCGCCGCCAGCTACGAATTTGCTTTGGACTGGACCCTGCCCGCGCTGGCCGCTGGACAGGGCATGACCGCTGCCGGGATAACAAGCGGCGACGCCGCCGAAAGTGCCAGTCAGTTCATGCTCAACGGGACAACCTTGCTCCACACTGGATCGATTGCCACGATGCTGGCTCCCGGCGAGGCGCATGTGTTCGATGCCGTGGTGACGGCACATCCGCACGCCACCATCTCCTATGACCCCAACTGCCGGCCCAGCATCATTGGCGATGTAGCCCACGCCCGTGAGCAGGCGGAGAAGTTCGTCCGGTTGGCTGACGTCATCAAGGCTTCCGATGAGGACCTGGAGTGGCTCTATCCGGGCACTGATCCCAAGGAATCGGCCCGCAGGTGGCTGGCCTTGGGCGGCACGGAAGGCCCCGCCGTCGTGGTTGTGACACAGGGGGCCGGAGGTCCGTGGGCGGTGTGTGCAGCCGGTGAAGCGGAATGTCAGGTTCCCTCAGTAGACGTCGTGGACACTGTGGGGGCTGGGGATTCTTTCATGGCGGCGCTGCTGTCCAGCCTCGTGGACCGGGAATTGGATGGCGCCCACCGCCGCGCGGAGCTGCGGAGCATCAACGTCCAAGCCCTGACGGAGGTCATCGAGTATGCCGCCCGAGCTGCCGCAATCACCGTCTCCCGCGCCGGGGCCAACCCGCCGAACCGTGCAGAACTGGCGAAATAA
- a CDS encoding HAD family hydrolase, translating to MRLIASDIDGTILGHDGKISDRTVEAFAAAAEAGVEIVFVTGRPPRWLEPIREQIGHSGMVICSNGAVSYDLAAEKVTESHVLDWETVMAVRGIITALTPEPYFALESLLGFHVEEGFLSARTAASGTYYPSPLAPEMAKGGIVKMLSVVHSGTADEFLNLVSPSLSSLIAVTHSAPDLAMLEMGPLGVNKAVTLAKYAASKGIDAADVVAFGDMPNDIEMLAWAGAGYAMASGHPDALAAAALRAPRFESDGVAQVIESRLAALRLS from the coding sequence ATGCGTTTAATTGCCAGCGACATTGACGGAACCATTCTGGGCCACGACGGAAAGATCAGCGACCGCACGGTAGAAGCGTTCGCCGCGGCGGCCGAGGCGGGCGTTGAGATTGTGTTCGTCACGGGACGCCCGCCGCGGTGGCTTGAACCCATCCGGGAGCAGATTGGCCACTCTGGCATGGTGATCTGCTCCAATGGGGCCGTCAGCTACGATCTCGCCGCCGAGAAGGTCACCGAATCGCACGTCCTGGACTGGGAAACAGTGATGGCAGTGCGCGGCATCATCACAGCGCTGACTCCCGAGCCATACTTTGCGCTGGAATCCCTTCTGGGCTTTCACGTGGAGGAGGGATTTCTCAGCGCCCGCACCGCTGCCAGCGGGACGTATTATCCGAGTCCTTTGGCGCCGGAGATGGCCAAAGGTGGGATCGTGAAGATGCTCTCTGTGGTCCATAGCGGCACGGCGGATGAATTCCTGAACCTGGTCTCGCCGTCGCTGAGCTCCCTGATCGCGGTCACCCATTCCGCGCCCGATCTGGCGATGTTGGAGATGGGTCCGCTCGGTGTCAACAAGGCCGTGACACTGGCCAAGTACGCCGCCTCTAAGGGGATCGATGCGGCGGATGTGGTGGCCTTCGGTGATATGCCCAATGACATTGAAATGCTGGCTTGGGCCGGTGCCGGCTACGCCATGGCCAGCGGTCACCCGGATGCGCTCGCAGCCGCGGCACTGCGGGCGCCACGATTCGAGTCCGACGGCGTAGCCCAAGTCATTGAGTCCCGGCTGGCCGCGCTGCGCCTGAGTTAA
- a CDS encoding glycerophosphodiester phosphodiesterase yields MSNIKTPKAFLAPTRPLAIAHRGYSTQGLENSVTAFRAATELGYQYVETDINTTADGVAMVFHDATLDRTTDRQGVIAELPYSEVRKARIAGREAIATLEEFVVALPEVRFNVDVKDAGSIAPLIAAIEKHGLHDRICVASFSDKRRRAVLAGLSQPVASSPGKMLLVEYFLLSPWLPAALLRRLMRDVDVLQIPTHYKGQEIVTAASVRRAHSLGLDVHIWTIDDPAEMNRLFDLGVDGIMTDRADLLAHVMRQRGYWE; encoded by the coding sequence ATGAGCAACATCAAAACTCCGAAAGCGTTCCTGGCACCCACCCGGCCGCTAGCCATTGCCCACAGAGGCTACTCCACGCAGGGCCTAGAAAACTCCGTGACAGCCTTCCGCGCGGCCACGGAGTTGGGCTACCAGTACGTGGAAACAGACATCAACACCACGGCTGACGGAGTGGCCATGGTGTTCCATGATGCAACTCTGGACCGCACCACCGACAGGCAGGGCGTCATTGCCGAACTGCCATATTCCGAAGTGCGCAAGGCTCGGATTGCCGGCCGGGAGGCCATTGCAACGCTGGAGGAATTCGTGGTGGCCCTGCCCGAGGTTCGCTTCAATGTTGATGTCAAGGACGCCGGATCCATAGCTCCCTTGATTGCTGCCATTGAGAAGCATGGGCTGCACGATCGGATCTGCGTGGCCTCATTTTCCGACAAGCGGCGCCGTGCGGTGTTGGCCGGACTGAGCCAACCCGTGGCCAGTTCCCCGGGAAAAATGCTGTTGGTGGAATATTTCCTCCTGTCACCTTGGCTCCCGGCAGCCCTGCTTCGTCGCTTGATGCGAGACGTTGATGTCCTCCAAATCCCCACGCACTACAAGGGCCAGGAGATTGTTACGGCGGCCTCGGTCCGCCGGGCGCACTCTCTGGGACTGGATGTCCATATCTGGACCATTGACGATCCTGCCGAGATGAACAGGCTTTTTGACCTCGGCGTGGACGGGATCATGACTGACAGGGCGGACTTGTTGGCGCACGTCATGCGCCAGCGAGGCTACTGGGAGTAA
- a CDS encoding glycerate kinase: MRILIAPDKFKGTLTGPEAAAAMAEGALRVYPDAVVTALPIADGGEGTVEVAVAAGFSERLNAVVGPILKPVGAVWGFDEDSKVAVIETAQASGYLLSEPTVENSLRAHSYGSGQLIAAALDAGATEIIIGLGGSAMTDAGTGALRALGLKLLDVHGNLVPLGGGSLIDVVAVDATGLDPRLAAVKVRMAVDVDNPLYGADGAAYVFAPQKGADADAVELLDAGLRNVASVVREATGIDMDVPGSGAAGGFPSMFVAYANASVERGFDLVASLINLDNALTQTDLVITGEGSLDAQSLSGKGPLGVADAAHARGIPVVVVAGRITVTPQELAKHGVVAAVSATDVAGSPEAALADAARYTTRATSEALNGI, encoded by the coding sequence ATGCGAATTCTCATTGCCCCGGACAAGTTCAAGGGGACCCTCACGGGACCTGAAGCAGCAGCAGCCATGGCCGAGGGTGCCCTGCGGGTCTACCCGGACGCCGTAGTGACGGCCCTTCCCATCGCCGACGGCGGAGAAGGCACCGTGGAGGTGGCCGTCGCCGCCGGGTTTTCAGAGCGATTGAATGCCGTAGTAGGACCCATCCTCAAGCCCGTAGGCGCCGTTTGGGGCTTTGACGAGGACAGCAAAGTGGCTGTCATTGAAACCGCTCAGGCCAGCGGGTACCTGCTCAGCGAACCCACAGTCGAAAACTCGCTACGCGCCCATTCTTACGGCTCTGGACAGTTGATTGCCGCAGCCCTGGATGCCGGCGCCACCGAAATCATCATTGGTTTGGGCGGCTCAGCTATGACCGACGCTGGAACAGGTGCCTTGCGGGCCCTGGGACTGAAGTTGCTGGATGTTCACGGGAACCTGGTGCCCCTGGGCGGTGGATCCTTGATAGACGTGGTTGCGGTGGATGCCACAGGCCTTGACCCACGGCTGGCGGCCGTCAAGGTGCGGATGGCCGTGGACGTTGACAACCCGCTGTACGGTGCCGATGGTGCCGCTTACGTATTCGCCCCACAAAAGGGTGCCGATGCAGACGCCGTGGAACTTCTGGATGCAGGGCTGCGCAATGTGGCTTCAGTGGTCCGGGAGGCCACGGGGATTGACATGGACGTGCCCGGTTCCGGTGCCGCTGGTGGATTCCCCTCCATGTTCGTGGCATACGCGAACGCCTCTGTAGAACGCGGTTTTGACTTGGTTGCCTCACTGATCAATCTGGACAACGCCTTGACGCAGACCGATCTGGTCATCACCGGAGAGGGCTCGTTGGATGCCCAATCGCTGTCCGGCAAGGGGCCTCTTGGAGTTGCCGACGCTGCCCACGCCAGGGGGATTCCGGTGGTGGTGGTTGCCGGGCGGATCACCGTGACGCCGCAGGAGCTGGCTAAACATGGGGTGGTTGCCGCCGTGAGTGCCACCGATGTTGCCGGTTCCCCGGAAGCGGCGTTGGCGGACGCTGCGCGTTACACCACGCGAGCCACCTCTGAGGCGCTCAACGGGATTTAA
- a CDS encoding uracil-xanthine permease family protein: MNLLGTKWSVHGDGKTIAPGQVVTPNERLSWPLTIGIGFQHVVAMFGATFLVPLLTGMPPATTLFFSGIGTIFFLILTRGRVPSYLGSSFAFIAPIMASQQEFGVAGALGGVVIAGVTLALLGLIVQKFGSAWINRLMPAPVTGTIVALIGLNLAPSAWNNFKLAPITAVITLGVIILVSVLFRGILGRLAILIGVVVGYLVAVMRGEVDFSKINDAGLIGLPHFQTPTFHFAILGLFIPVVLVLVAENIGHVKSVALMTGENLDPYAGRALIADGVATTLAGFGGGSGTTTYAENIGVMAATKVYSTAAYYVAGLAALILSFSPKFGELIATVPVGVLGGAATLLYGMIGILGVRIWVQNKVDFSNNINLTTAAVALIVGIADFTWGIGNLQFAGIALGTASALIIFHGMSALAKWRGTATDPLEPEPESPVLPITTK, from the coding sequence ATGAATTTGCTGGGCACTAAATGGAGCGTTCATGGAGATGGCAAAACCATCGCCCCGGGACAGGTTGTCACTCCCAATGAGCGGCTGAGCTGGCCGCTGACCATTGGCATCGGATTCCAGCACGTGGTGGCCATGTTCGGCGCAACGTTCCTGGTCCCACTACTGACCGGGATGCCCCCGGCCACTACCTTGTTCTTTTCCGGCATTGGCACCATCTTCTTCTTGATCCTGACCCGCGGCCGCGTCCCCAGCTACTTGGGATCCAGCTTTGCGTTTATCGCCCCGATCATGGCCTCACAACAGGAATTTGGTGTGGCCGGGGCCCTCGGCGGCGTGGTCATTGCTGGTGTCACGTTGGCACTTCTCGGCCTGATTGTGCAGAAGTTCGGCTCCGCATGGATCAACCGGCTCATGCCAGCGCCTGTCACCGGCACCATTGTGGCGCTGATCGGCCTGAACCTGGCACCCTCCGCATGGAACAACTTCAAGCTCGCCCCGATTACGGCCGTCATCACCCTGGGCGTCATCATCTTGGTGAGCGTCCTGTTCCGAGGCATCTTGGGCCGCTTGGCCATTTTGATTGGCGTGGTGGTGGGCTACCTGGTCGCCGTCATGCGCGGTGAAGTGGACTTCTCCAAGATCAACGACGCCGGCCTGATCGGTCTGCCACATTTCCAGACCCCCACGTTCCACTTCGCCATTCTTGGCCTGTTCATTCCCGTGGTCCTGGTCCTGGTTGCCGAGAACATTGGCCACGTGAAATCCGTTGCCCTCATGACGGGTGAAAACCTTGACCCGTACGCGGGACGGGCCTTGATTGCCGACGGCGTGGCCACCACCTTGGCAGGTTTCGGCGGCGGTTCCGGAACCACCACCTACGCGGAAAACATTGGTGTCATGGCCGCGACCAAGGTTTACTCCACCGCCGCCTACTACGTTGCCGGACTTGCCGCCCTAATCCTGAGCTTCTCTCCGAAGTTTGGCGAACTGATCGCGACGGTCCCGGTGGGCGTGCTGGGCGGCGCGGCAACGTTGCTGTACGGCATGATCGGCATCCTGGGTGTGCGCATCTGGGTGCAGAACAAGGTGGACTTCTCCAACAACATCAACCTGACAACAGCCGCCGTGGCACTGATTGTAGGAATCGCCGACTTCACGTGGGGCATCGGAAACTTGCAGTTCGCCGGCATCGCCCTGGGCACGGCGTCAGCTTTGATCATCTTCCACGGCATGAGCGCCCTGGCAAAGTGGCGCGGAACCGCCACCGACCCGCTGGAGCCGGAACCCGAATCGCCCGTCCTGCCAATCACTACGAAGTAA